From a region of the Oryza sativa Japonica Group chromosome 6, ASM3414082v1 genome:
- the LOC4340226 gene encoding disease resistance protein RGA5-like → MVSIVGCAGLGKTTLAKQVYDKIKGEFECKAFVSVSQKPNIKELILNISNQVGNKSTNMSDDVANLVDNLREYLKQKRYIVVVDDIWNPEPWNFIGEALVKTSPGSIIILTTRVKEVAMSSSSSHGGFVYPMKHLDGAHSKRLFYKRIFDCEEQCPPEFEQASKEILERCDGIPLAIISISSFLADRQSLYHWNEVKKIISSPIPGNKDLETMQSVLALSYYNLPHDLRSCLLYLSAFPEDCEIGKTRLVSRWIAEGFINARPGENLYEAGLRYFNVLINQSLIQPWNEHYGEVLSCRVHDVILNFIVSKSVEENFMTLLDPSGPVPLQHSNCCKVRRMSLQGSYCQEKFASSMKSIKPHVRSLACSMDCTGLHPLSEFKVARVLDLEGCESLTNNHLANIEKLAYLRYLSISGTGVSVLPANIGRLQHLETLDILDTQVKELPPSIVLLQQLVRLSVNSDVMFPAEGVSKMQALEQLTGLLPFNQPVSFLKELGELTKLRVLAVSWIPDHVRDSDEAHAEHEKSYEKIFISSLNALDRHSLQYLDLSLYYSYSDIAAKRFLFDSWFPSLKNLRRLSIVNGFKTTTIPSWIRLAAKLEKLELSKAYVTQDDLEMLGDLKALEYLALPFSDTQGSWLTISNHGFRCLKFAFLCNVLFMHDSMPNLKDLHIGIRLNVVGENDSFQHLPNTLCRVHAWISGNLDAVSKLKEKILNIANTHPNRPSLTTATYIQ, encoded by the exons ATGGTATCCATCGTCGGGTGTGCGGGCTTGGGCAAGACCACTCTGGCCAAACAAGTGTACGACAAAATCAAAGGGGAATTCGAGTGCAAGGCCTTTGTTTCGGTGTCTCAGAAACCGAACATAAAGGAGCTTATCCTCAACATTTCTAATCAAGTTGGCAACAAGTCAACAAACATGTCGGATGATGTAGCAAATCTGGTGGATAATCTTAGGGAATATCTCAAGCAAAAAAG GTATATTGTCGTAGTGGATGATATATGGAACCCAGAACCATGGAACTTCATTGGAGAAGCATTGGTCAAAACTAGTCCTGGTAGCATAATAATTTTGACGACACGTGTGAAAGAAGTGGCGatgtcatcttcatcttctcatGGTGGTTTTGTTTATCCGATGAAACATCTCGATGGCGCTCACTCCAAAAGGTTGTTTTACAAAAGAATTTTTGACTGTGAAGAGCAATGTCCTCCTGAATTTGAACAAGCTTCTAAAGAGATACTGGAAAGATGTGATGGTATACCCCTAGCAATCATTTCCATATCCAGCTTCTTGGCTGATCGTCAATCGTTATATCACTGGAatgaggtaaaaaaaattatcagtTCTCCAATACCAGGAAATAAGGATCTTGAGACCATGCAATCAGTGTTAGCACTCAGTTATTACAACCTTCCACATGATTTAAGAAGTTGCCTGTTATACTTGAGTGCATTCCCAGAAGATTGTGAAATTGGAAAGACCCGTTTGGTAAGCAGATGGATTGCAGAAGGATTTATCAATGCAAGACCAGGAGAAAATCTATATGAAGCAGGGCTGAGGTATTTCAATGTGCTGATAAACCAGAGCTTGATCCAACCATGGAATGAGCACTACGGTGAGGTGCTGAGCTGCCGTGTTCACGACGTCATTCTTAATTTCATAGTGTCCAAATCAGTAGAGGAGAACTTTATGACCTTGTTGGATCCGTCTGGTCCTGTACCTTTGCAGCATAGCAACTGCTGCAAGGTTCGTCGCATGTCTCTCCAGGGTAGCTACTGCCAAGAGAAATTTGCCTCGAGCATGAAGTCGATTAAGCCTCATGTCCGGTCACTTGCTTGTTCTATGGACTGCACAGGATTGCATCCTCTATCGGAATTTAAAGTTGCAAGAGTACTGGATCTAGAAGGGTGCGAATCATTGACAAACAACCATCTTGCTAATATAGAAAAGTTAGCCTATTTGAGGTATCTGAGCATTAGCGGAACAGGAGTAAGTGTGCTCCCCGCCAATATTGGGCGTCTCCAGCATTTGGAGACATTAGATATACTAGATACTCAAGTTAAAGAATTACCACCATCCATTGTTCTACTTCAGCAATTGGTTCGTCTGTCTGTCAATTCTGACGTCATGTTCCCTGCAGAAGGTGTTAGCAAGATGCAAGCATTGGAGCAGCTAACAGGTCTCTTGCCCTTCAATCAACCGGTAAGCTTTTTGAAGGAGCTAGGTGAGCTTACCAAGCTGAGAGTACTAGCGGTATCTTGGATTCCTGACCATGTTAGAGATTCTGATGAGGCCCATGCCGAGCATGAAAAGAGCTACGAGAAGATTTTCATCTCCTCACTTAATGCACTGGACAGACATAGCCTTCAATATCTAGATCTGTCTCTTTATTATTCTTATTCGGATATAGCTGCAAAACGCTTCTTGTTTGATTCGTGGTTCCCTTCCCTAAAAAACCTCCGGAGATTGAGCATTGTAAACGGGTTCAAGACGACAACCATTCCAAGTTGGATTCGCCTTGCTGCCAAGCTTGAGAAATTAGAGCTCAGTAAAGCATATGTTACTCAGGACGATCTCGAAATGCTTGGAGACCTGAAAGCTCTCGAATATCTTGCCCTTCCCTTTTCAGACACACAAGGATCATGGCTCACCATCAGCAACCATGGTTTCCGATGTCTCAAGTTTGCCTTTCTTTGCAACGTGTTGTTTATGCATGATTCCATGCCTAATCTGAAGGACCTCCACATTGGCATTAGATTGAATGTGGTTGGTGAGAATGATTCCTTCCAGCACCTCCCCAACACCCTCTGCAGAGTCCATGCCTGGATTTCTGGCAATCTAGATGCGGTCTCAAAACTGAAAGAAAAAATCTTGAACATTGCGAACACACATCCCAACCGTCCCTCACTCACGACTGCGACATACATTCAGTAG
- the LOC136351071 gene encoding disease resistance protein PIK6-NP-like: protein MEGVLVSAATGVMNSVLAKLTAFLGEEYKHAKGVRDDLVFLRSELSTMNIVLQKLADVDQLDELSRDWRDRVRDLAYDIEDCIDLSVHRLRGSAGESGLAAKVARMAKKIGAFRQIASQIQKLKARVVEVSERRNRYTLHGLVPTSSDASSSTKVDVRLCALWTETKHLVGIDGPRDDIISRLMEQ from the coding sequence ATGGAGGGCGTCCTGGTGAGCGCGGCGACCGGAGTGATGAACTCCGTCCTCGCAAAGCTCACGGCCTTCCTCGGCGAGGAGTACAAGCACGCCAAGGGAGTccgcgacgacctcgtcttcctccgGTCCGAGCTGAGCACCATGAATATAGTTCTGCAAAAGCTAGCAGATGTGGATCAGCTCGACGAGCTCAGCAGAGACTGGAGGGACAGGGTGCGGGATCTCGCCTACGACATCGAGGACTGCATCGACCTCTCCGTCCACCGCCTCCGCGGCAGCGCCGGCGAAAGCGGACTCGCTGCCAAGGTGGCGCGCATGGCCAAGAAGATCGGAGCGTTCCGTCAGATCGCGAGTCAGATCCAGAAGCTCAAGGCCCGTGTCGTGGAGGTCAGCGAGCGGCGTAACAGGTACACTCTTCATGGACTTGTACCAACTAGCTCGGATGCTTCCTCCTCGACCAAGGTTGATGTCCGGCTGTGCGCGCTCTGGACGGAAACGAAGCACCTCGTCGGCATCGATGGCCCTAGGGATGACATCATCAGTCGGTTGATGGAGCAGTAG
- the LOC9268734 gene encoding disease resistance protein RGA5-like — MEGVLVSAATGAMNSVLAKLAAFLGDEYKHAKGVRDDLAFLQSELTTMNKALHALADADQLDELSKDWRDRVRDLAYDIEDCIDLSVHRLHGAGESGLAAKMARMAKKIGAFRQIASQIQQLKARVLEVSERRNRYTLHGLVPTSSDASSSTTKVDARLCALWTETKHLVGIDGPRDDIISRLEQESSSAAAQHDVRMVSIVGCAGLGKTTLAKQVYDKIKAEFEYKAFVSVSQRPNIKELLLNISTQVGKSTNTWDDVANLVDNLREHLKQKRYIIVVDDIWSPEPWNFIGEALVKTSHGSIIILTTRVKEVAISSSSSHGGFVYQMKHLDGAHSKRLFYKRIFDCEEKCPPKFELASEEILKRCDGIPLAIISISSFLADHESLYHWNEVKKIISSPLPGNEYLETMQSVLALSYYNLPHDIRSCLLYLSAFPEDCEIAKSSLVSRWIAEGFINARPGENVYEAGLRYFNVLINRSLIQPWNEHYGEVLTCRVHDVILNFIVSKSVEENFLFLLDPSGLVPLQHSNYCKVRRLSLQGNYCQEEFASRMMPIKLHVRSLICSVDYTGFHPLSEFKVARVLDLDGCQSLTNNHLANIEKLVHLQYLRIRGRVTVLPANIGRLQHLETLDIRGSEVKELPPSIVLLQRLARLSVSQDVKFPAEGVSKMQALEELTGLTLFCQPGSFLKELGELTKLRVLVVYWKAYHARDSDEAQAEHKKSCKKIFTSSLNALDRHSLHSLDFVVFMERFLFDPWFLALQNLKRFGVESTPRMINIPSWIRLAAKLEKLELSKAYVTQNDFEMLGDLKALEYLALPCSDTRGSWLTISNHGFRCLKFAFLCNVLFMPDSMPNLKDLRIDIVLDEVGENDSVFEHLPSTLCRVNVDIIGNPPSTPRDVASELEEKILNVAKTHPNRPTLTTRTLDRDILVD; from the exons ATGGAGGGCGTCCTGGTGAGCGCGGCGACCGGAGCGATGAACTCCGTCCTCGCAAAGCTCGCGGCCTTCCTCGGCGACGAGTACAAGCACGCCAAGGGAGTCCGCGACGACCTCGCCTTCCTCCAGTCCGAGCTCACCACCATGAACAAGGCGCTGCACGCGCTGGCAGATGCGGATCAGCTCGACGAGCTCAGCAAGGACTGGAGGGACAGGGTGCGGGATCTCGCCTACGACATCGAGGACTGCATCGACCTCTCCGTCCACCGCCTCCATGGCGCCGGCGAAAGCGGCCTCGCCGCCAAGATGGCGCGCATGGCCAAGAAGATCGGAGCGTTCCGTCAGATCGCGAGCCAGATCCAGCAGCTCAAGGCCCGTGTCTTGGAGGTCAGCGAGCGGCGTAACAGGTACACTCTCCATGGACTTGTACCAACCAGCTCGGATGCTTCCTCCTCGACGACCAAGGTTGATGCCCGGCTGTGCGCGCTCTGGACGGAGACGAAGCACCTCGTCGGCATCGATGGCCCCAGGGATGACATCATCAGCCGCTTGGAGCAGGAGTCGTCGTCAGCGGCAGCGCAGCATGATGTCAGGATGGTATCCATTGTTGGATGTGCAGGCTTGGGCAAGACCACTCTCGCTAAACAAGTGTACGACAAAATCAAGGCGGAATTCGAGTACAAGGCCTTTGTTTCGGTGTCTCAGAGACCGAATATAAAGGAGCTTCTACTCAACATTTCTACTCAAGTTGGCAAGTCAACAAACACTTGGGATGATGTAGCAAATCTCGTGGATAATCTTAGGGAGCATCTCAAACAAAAAAG GTATATTATCGTAGTGGATGATATATGGAGCCCGGAACCATGGAACTTCATTGGAGAAGCATTGGTCAAAACTAGTCATGGTAGCATAATAATTTTGACGACACGTGTGAAAGAAGTGGCAatatcatcttcatcttctcatGGTGGTTTTGTTTATCAAATGAAACATCTTGATGGCGCTCACTCCAAAAGGTTATTTTACAAAAGAATTTTTGACTGTGAAGAGAAATGTCCTCCTAAATTTGAGCTAGCTTCTGAAGAGATACTGAAAAGGTGTGATGGTATACCTCTAGCAATTATTTCCATATCCAGCTTCTTGGCTGATCATGAATCGTTATATCATTGGAATGAGGTGAAAAAAATTATCAGTTCTCCACTACCAGGAAATGAGTATCTCGAGACCATGCAGTCAGTGTTAGCACTCAGTTATTATAATCTTCCACATGATATAAGAAGTTGCCTGTTATACTTGAGTGCATTTCCAGAAGATTGTGAAATTGCAAAGAGTAGTTTGGTAAGTAGATGGATTGCAGAAGGATTTATCAATGCAAGGCCAGGAGAAAATGTATATGAAGCAGGGTTGAGGTATTTCAACGTGCTGATAAACCGAAGCTTGATCCAACCATGGAATGAGCACTACGGTGAAGTGCTGACCTGTCGAGTTCACGACGTCATTCTTAATTTCATAGTGTCCAAATCAGTAGAGGAGAACTTTTTGTTCTTATTGGATCCGTCTGGTCTCGTACCTCTGCAGCATAGCAACTACTGCAAGGTTCGTCGCCTGTCTCTCCAGGGTAACTACTGCCAAGAGGAGTTTGCCTCAAGGATGATGCCGATTAAGCTTCATGTTAGATCACTTATTTGTTCCGTGGACTACACAGGATTCCATCCTCTATCAGAATTTAAAGTTGCAAGAGTACTGGATCTAGACGGGTGCCAATCATTGACAAACAACCATCTTGCTAATATTGAAAAGTTAGTCCATTTGCAGTATCTGAGAATTAGGGGAAGAGTGACTGTGCTCCCTGCCAATATTGGACGTCTCCAGCATTTGGAAACATTAGATATAAGAGGTAGTGAAGTTAAAGAATTACCACCATCCATTGTTCTACTTCAGCGGTTGGCTCGCCTTTCTGTCAGTCAAGATGTGAAGTTCCCAGCAGAAGGTGTTAGCAAGATGCAAGCATTGGAGGAGCTCACAGGTCTCACGCTCTTCTGTCAACCAGGAAGCTTTTTGAAGGAGCTAGGTGAGCTTACCAAGCTGAGAGTACTAGTTGTATATTGGAAGGCTTACCATGCTAGAGATTCTGATGAGGCCCAAGCCGAGCATAAAAAGAGCTGCAAGAAGATTTTCACCTCCTCACTTAATGCACTGGACAGGCATAGCCTCCATTCTCTGGATTTTGTTGTGTTTATGGAACGCTTCTTGTTTGATCCGTGGTTCCTTGCCCTACAAAACCTCAAGAGATTCGGCGTCGAAAGCACGCCCCGGATGATAAACATTCCAAGTTGGATTCGCCTTGCTGCCAAGCTTGAGAAATTAGAGCTCAGTAAAGCATATGTTACTCAGAACGATTTCGAAATGCTTGGAGACCTGAAAGCTCTCGAGTATCTTGCCCTTCCTTGTTCAGACACACGAGGATCATGGCTCACCATCAGCAACCATGGTTTCCGATGTCTCAAGTTTGCGTTTCTTTGCAACGTGTTGTTTATGCCTGATTCCATGCCTAATCTGAAGGACCTCCGAATTGACATAGTATTGGATGAGGTTGGTGAGAACGATTCTGTCTTCGAGCACCTCCCCAGCACCCTCTGCAGAGTCAATGTAGATATTATTGGCAATCCACCTTCAACTCCAAGAGATGTGGCCTCAGAATTGGAAGAAAAAATCTTGAACGTAGCAAAGACACATCCCAACCGTCCGACGCTCACGACCCGAACACTCGATAGGGACATTTTGGTGGATTGA